The Oceanisphaera avium genome includes a region encoding these proteins:
- a CDS encoding DUF3025 domain-containing protein — MTKESLQWDANISSRNPILAQLAGLMNLSWSQWPSISQLNERFNPAISGAELTVRFIDDAEFLALNCYYEQAVAQAKVPTRYANWHDFFGAIIWFLFPQTKSLLTRLHMEDINAHGLKRTPRRDRITHFDECGLVLAVVNKEEAQTLLQHHQWHSLFIEQRARFGQDWQPFIFGHALYEQALTPFIGLTAKCIVIEVEADFFLLSRTEQYAQLDPLLADNIDHSALFDTPRPLLPLPLLGIPGWWPANEDATFYDNQDYFRPARNR; from the coding sequence ATGACAAAAGAGAGTTTACAGTGGGATGCAAACATAAGCTCGCGCAACCCTATCTTAGCCCAGCTAGCAGGGCTTATGAACCTGAGCTGGTCACAGTGGCCAAGCATTAGCCAATTAAATGAGCGCTTTAATCCGGCGATTTCAGGTGCTGAGCTTACGGTACGTTTTATTGATGATGCCGAATTTTTGGCACTCAATTGCTATTATGAACAAGCCGTCGCCCAAGCCAAAGTGCCCACCCGCTATGCTAACTGGCATGACTTTTTTGGCGCCATTATTTGGTTTTTATTCCCCCAAACTAAGTCATTACTTACTCGCTTACATATGGAAGATATTAACGCGCACGGGCTTAAACGTACGCCGCGTCGTGATCGTATCACTCATTTCGATGAGTGTGGCTTAGTATTAGCAGTAGTAAATAAAGAAGAAGCACAAACACTGCTACAACACCATCAGTGGCATAGTTTGTTTATTGAACAGCGCGCTCGATTTGGTCAAGACTGGCAGCCTTTTATTTTTGGCCATGCGCTGTATGAACAAGCGCTCACGCCTTTTATTGGCTTAACGGCAAAATGCATAGTTATTGAAGTGGAAGCTGACTTTTTCCTACTCTCTCGTACCGAGCAATATGCTCAGCTTGATCCTCTATTAGCAGATAACATTGACCATAGTGCGCTATTTGATACGCCAAGACCCTTACTACCGCTCCCTCTATTAGGGATCCCAGGTTGGTGGCCGGCTAATGAAGATGCCACTTTTTATGACAACCAAGATTATTTTCGCCCTGCGCGTAACAGATGA
- a CDS encoding response regulator, giving the protein MVDIHYKPPQKARSLLLGYVVIMSLLLLGYSVNQYWQYQHYQFMAQELEPIIDKLEELKLKVVSNTNNNLVLHDNTHELSYIIHQFIDKVDNKRLSAPGLDRLLNELDRYQLQLQLLQDADRHSRYALKAFSEQVRASLDQDMTYYTLLLRRSQLYLNAPNTQYLSALDDDVKRWQAQQASGYDELFHYYQLYRKSLTPLVTQRYALIADDKKVLLARHQLWLDASGQHWQDMQIAIFIWLVFGFSLGLVLLFSHNLELKKVSQASIELANAKTDFLANMSHEIRTPMNGVIGFAALLQQTPLSLIQQQYLKKISQSSDNLLLLINDILDLTKVEAGKLELEDIAFDLNEQLERLSALFAELSEHKQLEVIIDKAADVPTWLQGDPLRLGQILINLVNNAIKFTERGEVILKITIESACAPRLCFSVIDTGIGILPEQLARLFHAFTQGDASITRKYGGTGLGLSISHHLVQLMQGSIEVMSRPGLGSTFTVNLPLREAEQETEADTTAFINKKVLLVDDNKLVLEVAQNQLHQLGCVVYSASNIEAAKNILKKQGDTLDLALLDCCLIQDDGLDLARFIVSQGAFSHIKVVIMSAFGQEQVSEKMRLLGLIHYLAKPMTEPSLVACLSRALLAPNVSPILATDSNQQQLSDYHRQLVGKQILLAEDNRMNQQLIIEFLNQVGVSVTVADNGRQAVALMTKQRFDGVLMDLQMPILDGIEATRQIRKLPSQHDIAIIALTASAMRGDREISLQAGMNSYVTKPVDRFALYQALVTELSQPTEGTPVLQGDAPSRHQLSGTQSDFLAQYQDMYWHLTALIHNERWAEATLFLSDFIAQAHPLALVELVELAKKMLLDIERHTRPSAHTLSQLKQALYDAT; this is encoded by the coding sequence ATGGTAGACATACACTACAAACCTCCTCAAAAAGCGCGCTCACTGTTGCTTGGCTATGTGGTGATAATGTCATTATTACTGCTTGGCTACAGTGTTAACCAATATTGGCAATATCAGCATTATCAATTTATGGCTCAAGAGTTGGAGCCCATTATTGATAAGTTAGAAGAGCTGAAATTAAAAGTGGTGAGCAACACTAATAATAACTTAGTACTGCATGATAACACCCATGAGTTATCCTACATTATTCATCAGTTTATAGATAAGGTGGATAATAAGCGTCTTAGCGCTCCTGGCTTAGACAGGCTACTGAATGAACTAGATAGGTATCAGCTTCAACTGCAATTATTACAAGATGCGGATAGGCACAGTCGTTATGCACTTAAAGCCTTTAGTGAACAAGTGCGCGCCAGTCTTGATCAAGACATGACTTATTACACGCTATTATTGCGCCGCAGTCAGTTATATCTTAATGCCCCTAATACTCAATATTTATCTGCGCTTGATGATGATGTTAAGCGCTGGCAAGCGCAGCAAGCGAGCGGTTATGATGAGTTGTTTCATTATTATCAGTTATACCGTAAAAGCTTAACGCCGCTTGTTACCCAGCGCTACGCGCTGATTGCGGATGATAAAAAGGTACTATTGGCACGGCATCAGTTGTGGTTAGACGCCTCTGGCCAGCACTGGCAAGATATGCAAATTGCTATTTTTATTTGGCTGGTGTTTGGCTTTAGCTTAGGGCTGGTTTTATTATTTTCTCATAATCTAGAGCTTAAAAAAGTCAGTCAAGCTTCCATTGAGCTGGCCAACGCTAAAACAGATTTTTTAGCCAATATGAGCCATGAGATACGCACCCCCATGAATGGCGTAATTGGTTTTGCTGCATTATTACAACAAACGCCCTTGTCGCTTATTCAACAGCAATATTTAAAAAAGATCAGTCAATCTTCCGATAATTTATTGTTATTAATTAATGACATTCTTGATTTAACTAAGGTTGAGGCGGGTAAGTTAGAGCTAGAAGATATTGCCTTTGACTTAAATGAGCAGTTAGAACGGCTATCGGCATTATTTGCTGAGTTATCTGAGCATAAACAATTAGAAGTGATTATAGATAAAGCCGCAGATGTTCCTACTTGGTTACAAGGCGATCCGCTGCGCTTAGGGCAAATACTAATTAACTTAGTCAATAACGCGATTAAATTTACCGAGCGCGGTGAGGTGATATTAAAAATAACCATTGAGTCCGCCTGCGCGCCACGCCTGTGCTTCTCGGTAATCGATACCGGTATTGGTATTCTCCCCGAGCAGTTAGCTCGCTTGTTTCATGCCTTTACACAAGGGGATGCCAGCATTACTCGCAAATATGGCGGTACAGGTTTAGGGTTAAGCATTAGTCATCATCTTGTACAACTGATGCAAGGCAGTATAGAAGTGATGAGTCGTCCAGGACTCGGCTCTACGTTTACCGTTAACTTACCCCTAAGAGAAGCTGAGCAAGAAACAGAGGCCGACACAACAGCGTTTATTAATAAAAAAGTGCTGTTAGTGGATGATAATAAATTGGTTTTAGAGGTGGCCCAAAACCAGCTGCATCAATTAGGGTGTGTGGTCTATAGCGCCAGTAATATAGAAGCGGCGAAAAATATTCTTAAAAAACAGGGTGATACTTTAGACTTAGCATTATTGGATTGCTGTTTAATTCAAGATGATGGGCTGGACTTAGCTCGTTTTATTGTCAGCCAAGGCGCATTTTCACACATTAAGGTGGTGATCATGAGCGCCTTTGGCCAAGAGCAAGTCAGTGAAAAAATGCGGCTATTAGGCCTAATTCACTACTTAGCCAAGCCGATGACTGAGCCAAGTTTAGTTGCTTGTCTCAGTCGGGCTTTATTAGCACCAAACGTAAGCCCTATCTTAGCGACGGATAGTAATCAGCAGCAGTTATCTGACTATCACCGCCAGTTAGTGGGCAAGCAAATTTTATTAGCAGAAGATAATCGCATGAATCAACAGCTGATTATCGAGTTTTTAAACCAAGTAGGCGTCAGCGTTACCGTGGCCGATAATGGTCGCCAAGCCGTAGCGCTAATGACTAAACAGCGATTTGATGGCGTATTAATGGACTTACAAATGCCGATTTTAGATGGCATTGAAGCCACCCGCCAAATTCGAAAGCTCCCCAGCCAACACGATATCGCTATTATTGCGCTCACTGCCAGCGCCATGCGCGGTGATCGCGAAATCAGCTTGCAAGCGGGCATGAACAGTTATGTCACTAAACCAGTAGATAGATTTGCTCTGTATCAGGCGCTAGTTACAGAGCTGAGTCAGCCCACTGAGGGGACACCTGTGCTTCAAGGGGATGCGCCGTCTCGCCATCAGCTCTCTGGCACGCAATCTGACTTCTTAGCGCAATACCAAGATATGTATTGGCACTTAACAGCCTTAATACATAATGAACGCTGGGCAGAGGCAACCCTATTCCTCTCTGATTTCATTGCCCAAGCTCACCCACTTGCGCTGGTTGAGTTAGTGGAATTGGCGAAAAAAATGCTGCTTGATATTGAGCGCCACACTCGTCCCTCAGCCCACACGTTAAGCCAGTTAAAACAGGCACTCTATGATGCAACCTAA
- a CDS encoding D-amino acid dehydrogenase, translated as MKILVLGSGIVGVTSAWYLAQQGHEVVVLDRQSEAGVETSFANAGQLSFGMSSPWAAPGIPKKAIKWLFQAHAPLKIRPSLNPAQWQFMMAMLANCTHNAYVINKSRMVRISEYSRHCINQLQDELQLPFEARQQGLLQVFKSQQQIDDAAKDIKVLQEFNVRHQLLNVQECIAQEPALAQVKHTLAGGLYFPDDQTGDCHLFTQALSQRCQALGVSFKFNTDIQALLSEGDRIKAVQTSHGLEVADQVLVCLGSYSPLLLSPLGIRLPVYPIKGYSLTMAVQNDAAAPQSTVMDETYKVAITRFDNRVRAAGTAELADFNADLPRARRATIAESVASLFPEAGELSRAEFWTGFRPMTPDGTPIIGGTRYQNLWLNTGHGTLGWTMGAGSAKLIADLITGNPPEIDPSGLAINRYR; from the coding sequence ATGAAAATACTAGTGTTAGGCAGTGGCATAGTGGGCGTAACCAGCGCCTGGTATTTAGCACAACAAGGTCATGAAGTGGTGGTGTTAGATCGCCAAAGCGAAGCCGGCGTGGAAACAAGTTTTGCCAACGCTGGCCAGCTATCTTTTGGCATGAGCTCGCCTTGGGCCGCACCTGGTATTCCTAAAAAAGCCATAAAGTGGCTTTTTCAAGCCCATGCGCCCCTTAAAATTCGCCCCAGCTTAAATCCTGCTCAGTGGCAGTTTATGATGGCCATGCTGGCAAATTGCACTCATAACGCCTACGTCATTAATAAGTCGCGTATGGTGCGTATTTCTGAATACAGTCGCCACTGTATTAATCAATTACAAGATGAGCTACAGCTCCCCTTTGAAGCGCGACAACAAGGCCTGTTACAAGTATTTAAAAGCCAACAGCAAATTGATGATGCTGCTAAAGATATTAAGGTGTTACAAGAATTTAATGTGCGCCATCAACTGCTTAATGTGCAAGAGTGCATTGCTCAAGAGCCCGCCTTAGCGCAAGTAAAGCATACGCTGGCGGGCGGCTTATATTTTCCCGACGATCAAACCGGCGATTGTCATTTATTTACCCAAGCCCTGAGCCAGCGCTGCCAAGCCTTGGGCGTTAGCTTTAAATTTAATACCGATATTCAAGCACTATTAAGTGAAGGGGATCGTATTAAGGCCGTTCAAACCAGTCACGGCTTAGAAGTAGCCGATCAGGTATTGGTGTGCTTAGGCAGCTACTCACCTTTGTTACTGAGTCCTTTAGGAATTCGCTTGCCGGTTTATCCCATTAAAGGCTATTCATTAACCATGGCAGTGCAAAATGACGCCGCAGCGCCTCAATCCACCGTGATGGATGAGACTTATAAAGTTGCCATTACACGTTTTGATAATCGGGTGCGCGCGGCGGGCACGGCTGAACTTGCGGATTTTAATGCCGACTTACCTCGCGCTAGGCGCGCAACCATTGCCGAGTCGGTAGCCAGTTTATTTCCTGAGGCAGGGGAGTTAAGCCGTGCCGAGTTTTGGACAGGCTTTAGACCCATGACCCCAGATGGCACGCCTATTATTGGTGGCACTCGCTATCAAAACTTATGGCTCAATACCGGCCATGGTACCCTAGGTTGGACCATGGGGGCCGGCTCAGCTAAGTTGATTGCCGATTTAATAACGGGCAACCCACCAGAAATAGACCCCAGCGGCTTAGCGATTAATCGCTATCGTTAA
- a CDS encoding AEC family transporter, protein MFVTLINIVVPVFAVVALGWWFGRRQIGDMNFVNAANVLIFCPALVFSALLDNPVHLRESGLLILAGLLLILIPGAILYALPILGLERRTMAMGGMFRNTGNIGIPLMMLAYGEDKLGAIIILFVLSNIVHFSLGLFMLSHSAGRWQWLKNPLVWAALLGIMLADQPAMVPDFILTSSRLLGQISVPLMLFALGVRLSQGAIDKLGFALRVNLIYLAVGAVSFMLVAMSLPLSKDWLQLLALSALLPPAVLNYLLCEQYQCQPKQMASIVLLGNVLSVFIIPVVIYLTLTFI, encoded by the coding sequence ATGTTTGTCACATTAATTAATATTGTAGTGCCGGTATTTGCCGTGGTGGCATTGGGTTGGTGGTTTGGGCGGCGCCAAATTGGCGATATGAATTTTGTAAATGCAGCGAATGTGCTTATTTTTTGTCCAGCTCTCGTTTTTTCGGCGCTATTAGATAATCCCGTACATCTTAGAGAGAGTGGGCTATTAATTTTAGCCGGTTTATTACTGATCCTTATACCGGGCGCTATTTTATATGCCTTGCCAATCTTAGGCCTAGAGCGGCGCACCATGGCCATGGGCGGGATGTTTCGTAATACCGGCAATATTGGCATTCCATTAATGATGCTTGCTTATGGCGAAGATAAACTGGGCGCCATTATTATTTTGTTTGTCTTATCTAACATTGTGCATTTTTCACTGGGCTTATTTATGTTAAGTCACAGCGCAGGACGCTGGCAATGGCTTAAAAACCCGTTAGTGTGGGCCGCCTTATTGGGTATTATGCTCGCAGATCAGCCAGCCATGGTGCCCGACTTTATCTTAACCAGTAGCCGTTTATTAGGCCAAATTTCCGTACCACTGATGTTGTTTGCTCTAGGCGTGCGCTTGTCGCAAGGTGCAATTGATAAGCTTGGGTTTGCCTTGCGGGTAAATCTTATTTATTTGGCGGTGGGCGCGGTGAGCTTTATGCTAGTGGCAATGAGTTTGCCATTAAGTAAAGACTGGCTGCAATTATTAGCTTTATCGGCCTTGTTACCGCCGGCAGTATTAAATTACTTATTATGTGAGCAATACCAGTGTCAGCCCAAGCAAATGGCCAGCATTGTATTATTAGGTAATGTATTGTCTGTTTTTATTATTCCTGTGGTTATTTATCTAACACTTACCTTTATTTAA
- a CDS encoding MSHA biogenesis protein MshI, translated as MAFLPTWLKPKRSGTAISIYLTSNRLVAIDAQELTRALEQEIDERESAAQALRAFIDAQQWQGRAIHLVLNRHWYQQTLIEKPAMPEAELSQALPWCMRELVSQPIENLLFDYIDLPPGPVGQSRIAVYSSERDQLAHLVQAINFKGEVASIGVDELVIANLLSPEERGLLLHKMPGQELTVTFIHHQQWHFSRTIRGFQALDDEQMPVDQFVFDNLLLELQRSIDYAVGQLKLNPPENWYLALPQRVTPVIQEAIRQVFDIAPLSLTTATLSPLSLPALGMLKEGPRPT; from the coding sequence ATGGCATTTTTACCTACTTGGCTAAAGCCCAAACGCAGTGGCACTGCGATCAGTATTTATCTTACTTCCAATCGCTTGGTCGCCATTGATGCGCAAGAGTTAACTCGCGCGCTTGAGCAAGAAATTGACGAGCGTGAGAGTGCTGCTCAGGCACTGCGCGCTTTTATTGACGCTCAGCAATGGCAAGGGCGAGCCATCCACTTAGTATTAAATCGCCACTGGTACCAGCAAACCTTAATTGAAAAACCTGCCATGCCAGAGGCTGAACTAAGCCAAGCACTACCTTGGTGTATGCGCGAGTTGGTCAGTCAGCCAATAGAGAATTTGTTGTTTGATTACATCGACTTGCCGCCTGGCCCTGTGGGGCAGTCGCGAATTGCGGTCTATAGTAGCGAACGGGATCAATTGGCACACTTAGTGCAAGCCATCAACTTTAAGGGTGAGGTGGCCAGTATTGGCGTAGATGAACTGGTTATCGCCAATTTATTGTCACCTGAGGAGCGGGGGCTCTTGTTACATAAAATGCCGGGACAAGAGTTAACAGTGACTTTTATTCATCATCAGCAGTGGCATTTTTCCCGTACTATTCGCGGCTTTCAAGCGCTAGATGATGAACAAATGCCAGTGGATCAATTTGTGTTTGATAACTTATTACTCGAATTACAACGCAGCATTGACTATGCGGTGGGACAACTAAAATTGAATCCGCCCGAGAATTGGTATTTAGCGCTGCCACAGCGAGTCACGCCTGTCATACAAGAAGCCATTCGCCAAGTATTTGACATAGCGCCGCTTTCGCTGACTACCGCCACCTTAAGCCCGTTAAGCTTACCCGCGCTTGGCATGCTTAAAGAAGGGCCACGGCCAACATGA
- the mshL gene encoding pilus (MSHA type) biogenesis protein MshL, whose amino-acid sequence MNLRLKPLAIALLSTTLVACVSPPDGSLPKAALDDALNVRADALPQDVEQELLNVSSQTRSPALAPRQRRFNIAANNVEAKSFFNALASQHGISIAVHPDVAGTISLNLRQATLSDTLAALSQLYGYGIEHKNGVYQVFPNGVRTQTFNVNYLMLTRTGQSQTAISGSSLNNSESNNSNSRSSTTNTNHNNDATRITTESTNDFWQDLETALTRLIGENEQRVVITNPQAGLVTVRATPDELAMVKDFLSQAERQLKRQVVLEARIIEVELNDGYEQGIDWNNLQAGTGANISPPHRVTGTTVKPYPGFLSPIGDMLGGGVVFNFTDGNFSTMINLLQTQGEVNTLSNPRIATSNNQKAVIKVGTDEYFVTNFTLESTTSSNGNVQQSPDIELKPFFSGISLDVTPQISDDNRVLLHIHPTVSEVTDGDKRIDFGSGAITLPLARSTVRESDTIVEARSGEMIVIGGLMQEKQRETTSGVPVLSSIPLLGNLFKNRSVGNLKSELVILLRPIVVADNTWGNELQRSRDLLEKWYPEPQGVGSIENGQVHVSAPVRKMDTGAF is encoded by the coding sequence ATGAACTTGAGACTAAAACCGTTAGCGATTGCCTTATTAAGTACCACACTGGTGGCCTGTGTGAGCCCCCCCGATGGCAGCCTACCTAAAGCGGCGCTCGATGATGCGCTTAATGTGCGCGCCGATGCACTGCCTCAAGATGTTGAGCAAGAGTTATTAAATGTCTCCTCACAGACCCGCAGCCCAGCCTTAGCGCCGCGCCAGCGCCGTTTTAATATTGCCGCTAATAATGTAGAAGCAAAAAGCTTTTTTAATGCGCTGGCCAGTCAACACGGTATTAGTATTGCGGTACACCCCGATGTAGCGGGCACCATTAGTCTTAATTTACGCCAAGCTACTTTAAGTGACACCCTAGCGGCGTTATCGCAACTTTATGGCTATGGCATTGAGCATAAAAACGGTGTCTATCAGGTGTTTCCTAATGGCGTGCGCACCCAAACTTTTAATGTTAACTACTTAATGCTTACCCGCACCGGTCAGTCACAAACCGCCATTAGTGGCAGTAGTCTCAATAACTCAGAGAGCAACAACAGTAATAGTCGCTCAAGCACCACTAATACTAATCATAATAACGACGCCACACGTATTACTACTGAGTCCACCAATGACTTTTGGCAAGACTTAGAGACGGCACTTACTCGTCTGATTGGCGAAAATGAACAGCGAGTGGTGATCACTAATCCACAAGCGGGCTTAGTCACGGTGCGCGCTACCCCCGATGAATTAGCCATGGTAAAAGATTTTTTAAGCCAAGCTGAGCGCCAGCTTAAACGCCAAGTGGTGTTAGAGGCTCGCATTATTGAAGTAGAGCTTAATGATGGCTACGAACAAGGCATTGACTGGAATAATCTACAAGCCGGCACTGGCGCCAACATTTCGCCTCCTCACCGCGTAACCGGCACCACAGTCAAACCGTATCCAGGATTTTTAAGCCCCATTGGCGATATGCTAGGCGGCGGTGTGGTCTTTAATTTTACCGATGGTAATTTTTCGACCATGATCAATTTGTTACAAACCCAAGGCGAGGTTAATACCTTATCCAACCCGCGCATTGCCACAAGTAACAATCAAAAGGCAGTAATTAAAGTCGGCACCGATGAATATTTTGTTACTAACTTTACGCTAGAAAGCACCACCAGCAGTAATGGCAATGTGCAGCAATCGCCGGATATTGAGCTTAAGCCCTTTTTCTCTGGTATTTCATTAGATGTCACGCCCCAAATCTCTGATGACAATCGGGTGTTATTGCATATTCATCCGACTGTTAGTGAAGTGACCGATGGCGATAAGCGCATTGATTTTGGCTCAGGCGCCATTACTTTGCCACTGGCACGCAGCACGGTACGGGAGTCTGACACCATAGTGGAAGCGCGCTCTGGCGAGATGATCGTCATTGGTGGCTTAATGCAAGAAAAGCAAAGAGAAACTACCAGTGGCGTGCCGGTATTAAGCAGTATTCCGCTGCTAGGTAATTTATTTAAAAACCGCAGTGTGGGTAATTTAAAAAGTGAATTAGTAATTTTACTGCGCCCGATTGTGGTAGCGGATAATACCTGGGGCAATGAGTTACAGCGCTCACGAGATTTATTGGAAAAGTGGTATCCCGAGCCACAAGGCGTAGGCAGTATAGAAAATGGCCAAGTGCACGTTAGTGCACCGGTTCGAAAAATGGACACGGGAGCGTTTTAA
- a CDS encoding tetratricopeptide repeat protein: MAKARVWQRVSLGMVFSVLAQGAIIQGVMAQDNVPWADLMVNLPEADMDAYAQQYLEQSIAPAKQPTTASSPSHLDINEVVLHKEQWIDELNRQADLALSHNNWPLAELRLAQVLAEFSDAHDTRLRLASLLYGRGALGQTRALLQEGIELSPTNPELRLILARLLAEQQRYLAAYEQLTHLQPAMASHLDYYSLKAELERRSAQCEQASQTYQQLLSHASVGAWWLGLGLCQRELGQDFSYAFEQARASADLGVASQRFVELQLQQVAK; the protein is encoded by the coding sequence ATGGCAAAAGCGAGGGTTTGGCAGCGGGTAAGTTTAGGTATGGTCTTTAGCGTATTAGCGCAGGGCGCTATTATACAAGGCGTGATGGCGCAAGATAATGTGCCTTGGGCCGATTTAATGGTCAACTTGCCCGAAGCCGACATGGACGCCTATGCCCAACAATACCTTGAACAAAGTATTGCGCCTGCCAAGCAGCCAACCACCGCCTCCAGCCCCAGTCATCTTGATATTAATGAAGTGGTGCTCCACAAAGAGCAGTGGATAGATGAGCTCAATCGTCAAGCCGACTTAGCATTGTCGCACAATAACTGGCCGTTAGCCGAGCTTAGACTGGCACAAGTATTGGCCGAATTTAGCGATGCTCATGATACTCGGCTGCGCTTAGCCTCTCTTTTATATGGCCGAGGGGCCCTTGGCCAAACTCGCGCTTTATTACAAGAGGGCATTGAGCTGTCGCCCACTAACCCTGAGCTAAGATTGATATTGGCGCGCTTATTAGCTGAGCAACAGCGCTACTTAGCCGCGTATGAGCAGCTCACTCACCTGCAACCTGCCATGGCCAGTCATCTGGATTATTACAGTTTAAAAGCCGAACTAGAGCGGCGCAGTGCGCAGTGCGAGCAAGCCAGCCAAACCTATCAGCAATTATTAAGTCATGCCTCAGTGGGCGCGTGGTGGCTAGGCTTAGGCTTGTGCCAGCGGGAGCTGGGTCAAGATTTTAGTTATGCATTTGAACAAGCGCGCGCCAGTGCCGATTTAGGGGTGGCTTCGCAGCGCTTTGTTGAGCTACAACTGCAACAAGTCGCTAAGTGA
- a CDS encoding GspE/PulE family protein, whose product MAKHRLTKRLGELLIEHNVITSEQLESVLQKQQREGGRIGAVMVQMGILSELELLGFVAEQLDLPLLDLNKIDINPQAVKLLSEVYARRHRALVIDADDEHATVVLSDPADLDTQDAIANLLAPRQVTLAVAPQSQLFNLYDQLYRRTDDIAHLAEQLQGENAPRRVVAESLGLDDNDATVAKLLLSLFEDALQVGASDIHIEPDKALLRFRMRIDGLLQETVLKELNIAPALVSRLKIMAGLDIAERRLPQDGRFALTIKDSALDVRIATMPVQYGEAVVMRLLDQSQGIRTLDDAGMPPALLTVFRRKLASPNGIILVTGPTGSGKTTTLYGALTELNTPERKIITAEDPVEYQMSRVNQVQVNVKAGLTFASILRTSLRQDPDVLLIGEMRDQETAEIAMRGALTGHLVLSTLHTNDAPSSAVRLMNMGVPGYLVASTLKGVLAQRLVRRLCEYCKQPHQLSQSEEQFLRYLAPDIQVQPQFYHGVGCASCNHTGAKGRKGVYEWLEINRAMADTLREQDIEGFNRLVAADQRYITLAHAALKLAQAGEIALSEVLRLSEWLD is encoded by the coding sequence ATGGCTAAACACAGATTAACCAAGCGCCTTGGTGAGCTATTAATTGAGCATAATGTCATTACTAGCGAGCAGTTAGAGTCGGTATTACAAAAGCAGCAACGCGAAGGCGGGCGCATTGGTGCCGTTATGGTACAAATGGGCATTTTAAGTGAGCTAGAACTGCTTGGCTTTGTTGCCGAACAACTAGACTTGCCACTACTAGATCTCAATAAAATAGACATTAACCCGCAAGCGGTGAAGCTCCTCTCTGAAGTTTATGCCCGGCGCCACCGCGCCTTAGTCATTGATGCCGATGATGAGCATGCTACCGTGGTGTTATCGGATCCCGCCGACTTAGATACCCAAGATGCCATTGCCAATTTATTGGCACCGCGCCAAGTCACGCTGGCGGTGGCGCCCCAAAGTCAGCTTTTTAATCTCTACGATCAGCTGTATCGGCGCACCGATGACATTGCGCATTTAGCCGAGCAGCTACAAGGGGAAAACGCGCCGCGCCGCGTTGTCGCAGAAAGCTTAGGCCTAGATGATAACGATGCCACGGTGGCTAAGTTATTATTGTCGTTATTTGAAGATGCACTGCAAGTGGGTGCTTCAGATATTCATATTGAGCCCGATAAAGCCTTACTGCGCTTTCGCATGCGCATCGATGGCCTGCTACAAGAAACCGTATTAAAAGAGCTCAACATTGCGCCGGCACTGGTCTCGCGGCTTAAAATTATGGCCGGGCTAGATATTGCCGAGCGCCGCTTACCTCAAGATGGCCGCTTTGCGCTCACCATTAAAGACAGTGCGCTAGATGTGCGTATCGCCACTATGCCCGTACAATACGGTGAAGCAGTAGTGATGCGCTTACTGGATCAATCTCAAGGCATTCGTACCCTAGATGATGCTGGCATGCCGCCAGCGTTATTAACCGTATTTCGGCGAAAGCTGGCCAGCCCCAATGGCATTATTTTGGTAACCGGCCCCACAGGAAGCGGTAAAACCACGACTTTGTATGGCGCGCTTACTGAGCTTAATACGCCAGAGCGCAAGATTATTACCGCCGAAGATCCGGTGGAATACCAAATGTCACGGGTGAATCAGGTACAGGTTAATGTCAAGGCGGGCTTAACTTTTGCGTCAATTTTGCGCACCAGTTTGCGCCAAGATCCCGACGTATTATTAATTGGCGAAATGCGCGACCAAGAAACGGCCGAAATTGCCATGCGCGGTGCGCTAACCGGTCACTTAGTGTTATCGACCCTGCACACCAACGATGCGCCAAGCTCAGCAGTGCGCCTGATGAACATGGGCGTGCCCGGCTATTTAGTGGCCAGCACCCTAAAGGGCGTATTAGCCCAGCGCCTAGTGCGCCGCTTATGTGAATACTGCAAGCAGCCTCATCAACTTAGCCAAAGTGAAGAGCAGTTTTTACGGTATTTAGCGCCCGACATCCAAGTACAACCGCAATTTTATCACGGCGTGGGCTGTGCCAGTTGTAACCATACCGGCGCTAAGGGGCGAAAGGGCGTGTATGAATGGCTAGAAATAAATCGTGCCATGGCCGACACCTTACGTGAGCAAGATATTGAAGGCTTTAATCGCTTAGTAGCCGCCGATCAACGCTATATTACCTTGGCGCACGCCGCTCTTAAGCTGGCACAAGCGGGCGAGATTGCCTTAAGTGAAGTGTTGCGCCTAAGTGAGTGGCTAGACTAA